The Candidatus Eisenbacteria bacterium genome contains the following window.
TTCTGCGCGGCGGTGCGGTACAGCTTGAGAAGGCGGGCGAAGTCGGGGCCATCACGCTCGAGGATCTGCGCGGGCGGGAGCGCGGGATCGGCGGGATCGGCCACCAGCACCGCCTTGTCGCGCCCCAGCGACGGGTTGTTCACGTGCGTCGCGGTGCGCATCAGTCCGCAGGCGGTGAGCCCGTCGGTCATGTACATCCCGGCATTGATGGCGGCCAGCGCGCCGCGCTCAAGGCACCAGGCGCGAGGCGTGCGCGCGCGGTGGTCCTTCTCGGCGCGGGCGCACAGCAGGCGCAACTCGAATCGCCGCGGGTCCACGCGGAGGGCCACCACGGTGCGCTCCGGCCCGGAGTCCTCCCCCGGGAGTTGCAGGCCAGCCAGCTCCAGGCCGGGCTCGAGCGTGCGCCACGGGCCGGCGGGCCGCGGGGCGCCAGCTGCGGCTGCGGGAACGAAGGACGCCGCGCAGGTCCACGCGGCCATGATGATCGGGACGAGTCTCATCAAGGGGGGATGATCAAGGAAAGCCCCGGGACCCGCAAGGGCCCCGGGGCTCGTAAGGTTGGGCCGGCGCGGAGGGCGATCCTGCGATCACCCCCGCGAGCCGGAACGGAAGGGCCTAGT
Protein-coding sequences here:
- a CDS encoding phosphodiester glycosidase family protein; its protein translation is MRLVPIIMAAWTCAASFVPAAAAGAPRPAGPWRTLEPGLELAGLQLPGEDSGPERTVVALRVDPRRFELRLLCARAEKDHRARTPRAWCLERGALAAINAGMYMTDGLTACGLMRTATHVNNPSLGRDKAVLVADPADPALPPAQILERDGPDFARLLKLYRTAAQNIRIVASRPVPHSVWTNPNGSWSQAAVAQDDAGRILLLYGGAPRNPGEFAAALLALPLGLTRMIHTEGGPIAGLCVRAAGVDREWAGGAEDKGGTGSGDAEPVPNVIGVFRRR